The Streptomyces sp. WZ-12 genome segment GAGGTACATCGCCATCGGGTCGTCGGTGCGCTCACCGATCGGGAACGCGGTGGTCGGCGTGGTCGGCGAGATGATCACGTCGACCTGCTCGAAGGCCCGCTCGAAGTCCCGGGTGATGAGGGTGCGGACCTTCTGGGCGCTGCCGTAGTACGCGTCGTAGTAGCCGGAGCTGAGCGCGTAGGTGCCGAGCATGATGCGGCGCTTGACCTCGGGGCCGAAGCCGGCCTCGCGGGTCAGTGCGGTGACCTCCTCGGCGGACTTCGTGCCGTCGTCGCCGACCCGCAGGCCGTAGCGCATGGCGTCGAAGCGGGCGAGGTTGGAGGAGCACTCCGAGGGCGCGATCAGGTAGTAAGCGGCCAGCGCCAGGTCGAAGGACGGGCAGTCCAACTCGACGATCTCGGCGCCCAGCTCCTTGAGGAGCGCGACCGACTCGTCGAAGCGCTGGAGCACGCCGGGCTGGTAGCCCTCGCCGCGGAACTGCTTGACGACGCCGATCCGCATGCCGTCCACGCTGCCGTTGCGGGCCGCCTCGACGACCGGCGGGACCGGGGCGTCGATGGAGGTGGAGTCCAGCGGGTCGTGGCCGGCGATGACCTCGTGCAGCAGCGCGGTGTCCAACACCGTGCGGGCGCACGGGCCGCCCTGGTCCAGGGAGCTGGAGAAGGCCACCATGCCGTAGCGGGAGACGCCGCCGTAGGTGGGCTTGACGCCGACGGTGCCGGTGACGGCGGCGGGCTGGCGGATCGAGCCGCCGGTGTCCGTGCCGATGGCGAGCGGGGCCTGGAAGGAGGCCAGGGCGGCGGAGGAGCCGCCGCCGGAGCCGCCGGGGATCTTGGTGAGGTCCCAGGGGTTGCCGGTCGGCCCGTAGGCGCTGTTCTCCGTGGATGACCCCATGGCGAACTCGTCCATGTTGGTCTTGCCGATGATGACGACGTCGGCGGCCTTGAGCTTCTTGGTCAGCGTCGCGTCGTAGGGCGGGAGCCAGCCTTCGAGGATCTTCGAGCCGACCGTGGTGGGAACGCCCTCGGTGGTGAAGATGTCCTTCAGCGCGAGCGGGACACCGGCCAGCGGGCCCAGCTTCTCGCCACGGGCGCGCTTCTCGTCGACGGCGCGGGCCTGGGCCAGCGCGCCCTCGCGGTCCACGTGCAAGAAGGCGTGCACCTTCTCGTCGACGGCCTCGATGCGGGCCAGGTGCGCCTCGGTCACCTCGACGGCGGTGATCTCACCGGCGGCGATCTTCGCCGCGGTCTCGGCGGCGGTGAGCTTGATCAGGTCTGTCATGGTGGTCACTCCTCCCCCAGGATCTGCGGCACCTTGAAACGCTGCTGCTCCTGAGCGGGGGCGCCGGAGAGCGCCTGCTCCGAGGTGAGCGACGGACGGACCTCGTCCGGCCGCATCACGTTCGTCAGCGGCAGCGGGTGGGAGGTCGGCGGTACGTCTTGATCGGCGACCTCGGAGACGCGGGCGACCGCGCCGATGATGTCGTCGAGCTGTCCGGCGAAGTGGTCGAGCTCTTCGGCCTTCAGCTCCAGACGTGCCAGCCGGGCGAGGTGGGCGACCTCCTCGCGCGTGATGCCAGGCATGCAGCGATCCTCTGGGTTTTCGGCGGAGTGTTCTGGGCGGAGTGTCCGGAAGGAGATTTCTGGGCGAATTCTCCGGCGGAGTATTCCGGCCCAATCCTATGGCGTAGGAGAACGCTGCCGCGAAACGCTTTCGCTTCG includes the following:
- the gatC gene encoding Asp-tRNA(Asn)/Glu-tRNA(Gln) amidotransferase subunit GatC; the encoded protein is MPGITREEVAHLARLARLELKAEELDHFAGQLDDIIGAVARVSEVADQDVPPTSHPLPLTNVMRPDEVRPSLTSEQALSGAPAQEQQRFKVPQILGEE
- the gatA gene encoding Asp-tRNA(Asn)/Glu-tRNA(Gln) amidotransferase subunit GatA, with the protein product MTDLIKLTAAETAAKIAAGEITAVEVTEAHLARIEAVDEKVHAFLHVDREGALAQARAVDEKRARGEKLGPLAGVPLALKDIFTTEGVPTTVGSKILEGWLPPYDATLTKKLKAADVVIIGKTNMDEFAMGSSTENSAYGPTGNPWDLTKIPGGSGGGSSAALASFQAPLAIGTDTGGSIRQPAAVTGTVGVKPTYGGVSRYGMVAFSSSLDQGGPCARTVLDTALLHEVIAGHDPLDSTSIDAPVPPVVEAARNGSVDGMRIGVVKQFRGEGYQPGVLQRFDESVALLKELGAEIVELDCPSFDLALAAYYLIAPSECSSNLARFDAMRYGLRVGDDGTKSAEEVTALTREAGFGPEVKRRIMLGTYALSSGYYDAYYGSAQKVRTLITRDFERAFEQVDVIISPTTPTTAFPIGERTDDPMAMYLADVCTIPANLAGNAAMSLPCGLAPEDGLPVGLQIIAPAMADDRLYKVGAAVESALTEKWGHSLLEEAPAL